From one Culex quinquefasciatus strain JHB chromosome 3, VPISU_Cqui_1.0_pri_paternal, whole genome shotgun sequence genomic stretch:
- the LOC6041730 gene encoding uncharacterized protein LOC6041730, with product MIAAPSPLRKRYFGIPSWFYSYGEATALVVELAFYPTFIIVWVSKLFCSSATVAIVLNGLRTELQILAQYYGHIMKGLQLEVCSDPSKFHRHFRKSPQTRSWFWSQLRLRTGVGVQHHVHILEYLHLLQPVFEKIFFLIYYQALIVAGAVFYVTMRDEFTVCSVAVLMCMSISVLECYWWCHLVDSFQDVNNTLSHHLTNQCSQLPHSADHHSEYVQMRTTCMIIAERAHRGVEFSCVGMFTISTAAFANLLNVCYSVLMFLINVCDKVDPVKQFQLWMGSKM from the exons ATGATTGCTGCTCCGAGTCCCCTACGGAAGCGATACTTTGGAATACCAAGCTGGTTCTATTCCTACGGAGAGGCGACTGCCCTGGTGGTTGAACTTGCGTTCTATCCGACGTTTATCATAGTTTGGGTGTCGAAGCTGTTTTGCAGCTCCGCCACAGTGGCCATCGTGCTGAACGGTTTAAGGACGGAACTTCAGATATTGGCGCAATATTATGGACACATCATGAAGGGTTTGCAGCTTGAAGTTTGTTCGGATCCGTCCAAGTTCCATCGTCATTTCCGCAAGTCCCCTCAAACAAGATCTTGGTTCTGGAGTCAACTGAGACTTCGGACTGGGGTGGGCGTGCAGCATCACGTTCACATTTTGGA ATATCTACACTTACTTCAACCGGTGTTCGAGAAGATCTTCTTCCTGATCTACTACCAGGCCCTGATCGTAGCCGGAGCTGTGTTCTACGTAACCATGCGGGACGAGTTCACTGTGTGCAGTGTTGCCGTCCTCATGTGCATGTCCATTTCCGTCCTGGAGTGCTACTGGTGGTGCCATCTGGTCGATAGCTTCCAAGATGTG AACAACACCCTTTCGCATCACTTGACGAACCAGTGCTCCCAGCTGCCCCATTCAGCAGATCACCACTCGGAGTACGTCCAGATGCGGACCACCTGCATGATCATCGCGGAACGGGCCCACCGCGGGGTTGAGTTCAGCTGCGTCGGGATGTTCACCATATCGACGGCTGCGTTTGCGAATTTGCTCAACGTTTGCTATTCGGTGCTGATGTTCCTGATAAATGTTTGCGACAAGGTCGACCCGGTAAAGCAGTTTCAACTGTGGATGGGGAGCAAAATGTAG